From Myxococcus stipitatus, one genomic window encodes:
- the tnpA gene encoding IS66 family insertion sequence element accessory protein TnpA translates to MSKLGEKQEWLQVAEAFEASGLTQKAFSAQRGLRLSTLQSWVYRRRRQHARKAPAVRLLPMEVATVAQVGPVLLEVVLASGARLRFPAGADGRAIRRRVRWGRRSPPRRSNGRR, encoded by the coding sequence ATGTCGAAGCTGGGTGAGAAGCAGGAGTGGTTGCAGGTCGCCGAGGCGTTCGAGGCGAGCGGGCTGACGCAGAAGGCGTTCTCCGCGCAGAGAGGGCTGAGGCTGAGCACGTTGCAGTCGTGGGTGTACCGGCGCCGACGCCAGCACGCCCGGAAGGCCCCAGCGGTGCGCCTGTTGCCGATGGAAGTGGCGACCGTCGCGCAGGTGGGGCCCGTGCTGCTCGAGGTGGTGCTGGCCAGTGGAGCCCGGCTGCGGTTCCCCGCGGGCGCCGACGGCCGCGCCATCCGCCGAAGAGTCCGCTGGGGCAGGCGCTCTC